Proteins found in one Aneurinibacillus uraniidurans genomic segment:
- the mtnK gene encoding S-methyl-5-thioribose kinase gives MSTYRMLTEQEAVEYARNIPGLFPADAKLTSREIGDGNLNFVFHIQDEVSNKSIIFKQALPYARVVGESWPLTLDRARIESEALILQDELCPGFVPKVYHYDIEMALTVMEDLSAYEIMRKGLVARKYYRNFANHIGTFLARTLFLTSDLALHPYEKKQRVVSFSNPELCKITEDLVFTDPYYDAATNSFNPLIREQAEALWHDDALKLEVAKLKEGFLTRTQALLHGDLHTGSIMVTEEDTKVIDPEFAYYGPMGFDIGAVIANLLLNYVAQEGHATNVQERESYQAYLLDTITDIWTTFEAEFRTLWAEKAIESSAAVPSYVDDYVRRLLQDTLGYAGCKTIRRIVGLAHVWDIESIEDPTVRAHSEKLAIAIGRELILRRESISSIEEIRDLVTDTQVMFSL, from the coding sequence ATGTCCACATACCGTATGCTTACTGAACAAGAAGCAGTAGAATACGCGCGCAACATCCCCGGCTTGTTCCCAGCCGATGCAAAGCTTACAAGCCGTGAAATTGGGGATGGAAACCTAAACTTCGTATTCCATATCCAGGATGAGGTTTCAAACAAAAGCATTATTTTCAAGCAGGCTCTTCCGTATGCACGTGTCGTCGGAGAATCGTGGCCGCTCACACTTGACCGTGCCCGTATCGAAAGCGAAGCATTAATTCTCCAAGATGAGCTATGTCCTGGTTTCGTGCCGAAAGTGTACCACTATGACATCGAAATGGCCCTTACCGTAATGGAAGATTTGTCTGCATACGAAATTATGCGCAAAGGGCTTGTTGCTCGCAAGTATTATCGGAATTTTGCAAATCATATTGGTACTTTTCTGGCGCGCACCTTGTTCCTAACGTCTGATCTGGCATTGCATCCGTACGAGAAGAAACAACGTGTTGTCTCCTTCTCTAATCCTGAATTATGCAAAATTACGGAAGACCTCGTGTTTACCGATCCGTATTACGATGCAGCAACGAACAGCTTCAATCCGCTTATTCGTGAACAAGCAGAAGCACTCTGGCATGATGACGCATTGAAACTGGAAGTCGCAAAGCTGAAAGAAGGCTTTCTCACGCGCACGCAGGCACTGCTGCATGGTGATCTGCATACAGGAAGCATCATGGTAACAGAAGAAGACACGAAAGTTATCGACCCGGAGTTTGCCTACTACGGTCCAATGGGCTTCGATATCGGTGCAGTCATTGCTAACCTGCTGCTGAACTATGTGGCACAGGAAGGTCATGCCACTAATGTGCAGGAACGTGAATCATACCAGGCGTATCTGCTTGATACGATTACAGACATATGGACTACATTTGAAGCAGAATTCCGTACACTGTGGGCCGAAAAAGCGATCGAATCAAGTGCCGCTGTCCCAAGCTATGTGGATGATTATGTGCGTCGACTTCTGCAAGATACACTTGGTTATGCGGGCTGCAAAACGATCCGCCGCATCGTCGGCCTCGCCCATGTATGGGACATTGAAAGCATTGAAGATCCGACTGTACGCGCTCACTCGGAAAAGCTCGCCATCGCCATTGGACGAGAGCTCATCTTAAGACGTGAATCGATTTCATCCATTGAGGAAATCAGAGATCTTGTTACTGATACGCAGGTTATGTTTTCTTTGTAA
- a CDS encoding sugar ABC transporter substrate-binding protein gives MVTKTKQLIAVLLITLLAAFAAGCGQQPAGGTGEKKEAATGPLAGKRIALVMQQNLGTFSSQYISGVKTEAEKFGGQVTVFAADNDLGRMSSNLDAAINQKFDAILIDHGTPAALLNGVQNAVAKHIPVVVFDADVKAPGVTVLQQDDKQLTKLTLDKLAKDAGGKANIVKIWVAGYAPMERRQAAYKEFMASNPGIKEVATFGAATQNTALDTQAQMEAILKKYPNKGEITAVWAAWDEFAKGATRAIEQAGRTDIKVYGIDMSDEDLQMIQNPNGPWVTSAAVDPKDIGRVQVRYAAQKIHGDKTPDNVVLNPVVVNREELPKEKVTTDQLSQHIKAWGNSTQGIADWMKK, from the coding sequence ATGGTAACAAAGACAAAACAACTCATTGCCGTTCTGCTGATTACGCTACTGGCAGCGTTCGCAGCAGGATGCGGCCAACAACCGGCTGGCGGAACAGGTGAAAAGAAAGAAGCCGCAACAGGGCCACTTGCAGGAAAGCGGATCGCGCTTGTTATGCAGCAAAATCTCGGTACCTTTTCTTCTCAGTACATTAGTGGGGTCAAAACAGAAGCTGAAAAATTCGGCGGACAGGTAACGGTGTTTGCAGCGGATAACGATCTTGGACGTATGTCTTCTAATCTGGATGCAGCCATTAACCAGAAGTTTGATGCGATTTTGATTGACCACGGTACACCTGCCGCTCTGCTAAATGGGGTACAAAATGCTGTTGCCAAACACATTCCGGTTGTCGTATTCGATGCCGACGTTAAAGCTCCGGGCGTAACGGTTCTGCAGCAAGACGATAAGCAACTGACAAAATTAACGCTGGATAAACTCGCAAAAGATGCAGGTGGCAAAGCTAACATCGTAAAAATCTGGGTAGCGGGCTACGCACCGATGGAACGTCGTCAGGCTGCTTACAAAGAATTTATGGCTAGCAACCCTGGTATCAAAGAAGTAGCCACATTCGGTGCGGCAACACAAAACACAGCACTGGATACACAGGCACAGATGGAAGCGATTCTGAAAAAATACCCGAACAAAGGTGAGATCACCGCAGTATGGGCAGCGTGGGATGAATTCGCAAAAGGTGCAACTCGTGCGATCGAGCAAGCTGGACGTACGGACATTAAAGTATACGGCATCGACATGAGCGACGAAGATCTACAGATGATCCAAAATCCGAATGGTCCATGGGTAACATCAGCAGCGGTAGACCCGAAAGACATCGGACGTGTACAAGTGCGATATGCGGCACAAAAAATTCATGGCGATAAAACACCGGATAATGTGGTGCTAAACCCGGTAGTAGTTAATCGTGAAGAACTTCCGAAAGAAAAAGTAACAACCGATCAACTGAGTCAGCATATCAAAGCGTGGGGCAACAGCACGCAAGGCATAGCAGACTGGATGAAAAAATAA
- a CDS encoding sugar ABC transporter ATP-binding protein, whose protein sequence is MAQQAARLIMTDITKSFSGVPALQGVSLTVQAGHIHALLGANGAGKSTLMKILSGAYQTDGGMIELDGQTLSISSPADAKAQGIHCVYQEVDTALVPSLTVAENILLDRGPERGRRRFLNWGSMYKEADDILRRIGYEIPVRKKVEELTLSEKQIVLIARAVSQQAKCVIFDEPTAPLSIEEAERLFRIMNQLKDEDVACIFISHRLPEIMQICDTVTVMRDGCHIWTKAKTDIDIPEIVEAMLGASFTEEYPKVKTVIGETLLDVRELRRGTRVRGVDFTVRSGEIVGVVGLVGAGKTELSRLLFGADAADGGEILLRGNAVRLREPADAVKAGIVLVPEERRKEGILVTESVRTNLTLPVLKAFSRSGFVQRSREKAHAQAMITDLGIKTPHEEETVGFLSGGNQQKVVIGKWLATDADVFLFDEPTKGVDIGAKRDIFNLIGKLAQAGKGIVYFSCEIAEIVGISDRVLVMCDGRIVKELVGQDVTPETILLYASGGTD, encoded by the coding sequence ATGGCACAGCAGGCAGCACGTCTTATCATGACAGACATTACAAAATCGTTTTCCGGCGTGCCAGCACTTCAGGGCGTTAGCCTGACCGTACAGGCTGGTCACATTCATGCGCTGCTCGGCGCAAATGGAGCAGGAAAAAGTACACTGATGAAAATACTTTCCGGCGCGTATCAGACAGATGGCGGGATGATTGAACTCGATGGACAGACGCTATCAATTAGCAGCCCGGCAGATGCTAAGGCACAGGGCATCCACTGTGTGTATCAGGAAGTAGATACAGCGCTCGTTCCATCACTGACCGTGGCGGAAAATATTTTACTCGACCGAGGACCAGAACGTGGCAGACGTCGTTTTCTGAACTGGGGCTCCATGTATAAAGAGGCGGACGACATTTTACGTAGGATTGGCTACGAGATTCCGGTGCGTAAGAAGGTGGAGGAGTTAACGCTTTCGGAGAAACAGATTGTCCTTATTGCTCGAGCGGTGTCACAACAGGCGAAATGCGTGATTTTCGACGAGCCAACAGCCCCTTTAAGCATTGAGGAGGCAGAGCGTCTGTTCCGGATTATGAATCAATTGAAAGACGAGGATGTTGCTTGTATTTTCATCTCACACCGTCTTCCAGAAATTATGCAGATATGTGACACCGTTACCGTTATGCGCGATGGCTGCCATATTTGGACGAAGGCAAAAACGGATATTGACATTCCAGAAATTGTCGAAGCGATGCTCGGTGCATCCTTTACCGAAGAATACCCAAAAGTGAAGACGGTCATTGGTGAGACGTTACTTGATGTGCGAGAACTGCGTCGAGGTACCAGGGTACGCGGAGTAGATTTTACGGTGCGAAGCGGCGAAATTGTGGGGGTTGTCGGATTAGTGGGTGCCGGTAAAACAGAATTATCCCGTCTCTTATTCGGTGCAGATGCAGCGGATGGAGGAGAGATTTTGTTGCGCGGCAATGCCGTGCGCCTGCGCGAACCGGCGGATGCAGTAAAAGCCGGTATCGTGCTCGTACCAGAAGAGCGACGCAAAGAAGGCATTCTTGTAACGGAGAGTGTACGGACGAATCTCACGCTACCCGTGCTTAAAGCGTTTAGTCGAAGCGGATTCGTTCAGCGAAGTCGGGAAAAAGCACATGCCCAGGCGATGATTACTGACCTTGGAATTAAAACGCCGCATGAAGAAGAAACCGTGGGATTTTTAAGCGGTGGCAACCAGCAAAAAGTCGTGATTGGTAAATGGCTGGCGACAGATGCCGATGTGTTTTTGTTCGATGAGCCGACTAAAGGAGTCGATATTGGGGCCAAACGTGATATTTTCAACCTGATTGGCAAGCTCGCACAGGCGGGAAAAGGGATTGTGTACTTCTCCTGTGAAATCGCAGAGATTGTTGGCATCTCAGATCGCGTGCTCGTTATGTGTGATGGACGCATTGTCAAAGAGCTAGTGGGGCAAGACGTTACACCAGAGACGATTTTACTGTATGCAAGTGGAGGAACGGACTGA
- a CDS encoding ABC transporter permease — protein MMNKVLDFSYKYGAILVIVAVLVFFSIVNPNFLTYDNLTDILRSISITTLVAIGVTFSLIVDGFDLSVGSTVSLVTMVTASLMVWYQLPLILVILIPLALGALVGLINAFLIVKIRIPDLLATLGMLYIIAGLHKTYSQGFSIYNNMPLPDGSVAPGVLSQSFLWIGQGKIVGVPVPVVIMLIAVFTVHVFLTYTRAGRVLYITGGNQEAARLSGISVNKVRLAAYVLSGVFAALGGILFTARVGSGQIDAGSPLLMESVAAAFVGFSVLGAGKPNVIGTFFGAVLIGLLLNGLTMLNLPYYAFDIIKGLVLVFALSITYIHVYRKKV, from the coding sequence CTGATGAATAAAGTACTGGATTTTTCGTATAAGTATGGGGCTATTCTTGTTATTGTGGCGGTGCTTGTGTTTTTTAGCATCGTTAACCCGAATTTTCTTACGTATGACAACTTGACTGATATTTTACGCTCGATTTCCATTACAACACTGGTAGCGATTGGTGTCACGTTCTCGCTCATTGTGGATGGATTCGATCTATCAGTTGGTTCAACGGTGTCGCTCGTTACAATGGTTACGGCATCATTAATGGTATGGTATCAGCTACCGCTCATACTGGTTATTCTGATTCCGCTCGCATTAGGTGCACTCGTCGGACTGATCAATGCTTTCCTCATCGTGAAAATCCGTATTCCGGATCTGTTAGCGACATTGGGCATGCTGTATATCATTGCAGGCTTGCATAAAACATACAGCCAGGGCTTCTCGATCTATAACAATATGCCATTGCCGGATGGCTCGGTTGCACCAGGTGTGCTGAGTCAATCTTTTCTCTGGATTGGCCAGGGAAAAATTGTAGGTGTTCCCGTGCCAGTTGTGATCATGCTGATCGCGGTTTTCACTGTACACGTATTTCTGACGTATACACGTGCGGGTCGTGTGCTCTATATTACCGGGGGCAATCAGGAAGCGGCACGCCTGAGTGGGATTTCGGTTAATAAAGTGCGACTTGCAGCGTATGTGTTGTCCGGTGTGTTTGCTGCACTCGGAGGCATTTTGTTTACGGCACGAGTTGGTTCCGGTCAGATTGATGCCGGATCTCCACTTTTAATGGAATCGGTGGCAGCAGCATTCGTTGGATTTTCTGTATTGGGAGCGGGGAAGCCGAATGTGATCGGAACGTTTTTTGGAGCAGTGTTGATTGGGCTTCTATTGAACGGTCTGACGATGTTGAATCTGCCGTATTACGCATTTGATATTATCAAAGGGCTTGTACTCGTATTTGCGCTGTCGATTACGTATATTCATGTGTATCGCAAAAAAGTGTAG